The Chryseobacterium indicum genome contains a region encoding:
- a CDS encoding FtsL-like putative cell division protein, giving the protein MAKRTTNRPQKKLTFIDIIKGNFLNRDEIKIHYKYFLLLFVLMMAMIYSNHLVNKKIKIVNALKEETEEYKSRNAYAQSKLIKVKMESELGKEVARDSLMTLENHPHKLLIKLDSTDAKAK; this is encoded by the coding sequence TTGGCAAAAAGAACAACAAATCGTCCTCAGAAGAAATTAACTTTTATAGACATTATAAAAGGTAATTTCCTGAACCGTGATGAGATTAAAATACATTACAAGTATTTTCTGCTGTTGTTTGTATTGATGATGGCAATGATCTACAGCAATCACCTCGTCAATAAGAAAATTAAAATAGTTAACGCACTCAAAGAAGAAACAGAAGAATATAAATCGCGAAACGCTTACGCACAAAGTAAGCTGATCAAAGTAAAAATGGAATCGGAGTTGGGGAAAGAGGTTGCACGGGATTCTTTAATGACCCTTGAAAACCACCCTCATAAATTGCTAATAAAACTGGACAGTACAGATGCAAAAGCAAAATGA
- a CDS encoding UDP-N-acetylmuramoyl-L-alanyl-D-glutamate--2,6-diaminopimelate ligase, translating into MQLNDLLKRIPVLEIHGDDSREISELVFDSRKVTENSLYIAMRGTVVDGHSFIASSVEKGATAIVCEEFPEHLNENATYIKVKDSSKTLGHLASNFYGNPSEKLKLIGVTGTNGKTSVSTLLFDVFKNLGYDSALLSTVEIRIGEKIIPATHTTPDVITINKILAQAVEEGCEFAFMEVSSHGIAQNRIEGLHFKIAGFTNLTHDHLDYHKTFDEYLKTKKRFFDQLEDSAVAITNVDDKNGNVMLQNTKATKRSYALKTMADFHGKLLEVDFNGMLLNFNGKEFWTTLTGKFNVYNLLLVFGIASELGFESDEILQAISRLKRVSGRFETFKSDGGIFFIVDYAHTPDALENILDSINDIRTKNERLITVFGCGGDRDHSKRPEMGNIATKKSTLAIITSDNPRTEDPAAIIKEIEAGVEPQNFSKYTSIPDRKEAIKMAIKFAEPKDIVLVAGKGHETYQEINGVKHHFDDKETINELWQLMSK; encoded by the coding sequence ATGCAGTTAAATGATTTATTAAAAAGAATTCCGGTATTAGAAATTCATGGTGACGACAGCCGTGAAATTTCAGAATTGGTATTCGACAGCAGAAAGGTTACGGAAAACTCCTTGTACATCGCAATGAGAGGAACGGTTGTGGACGGACATTCATTTATTGCATCTTCGGTGGAAAAAGGAGCAACAGCTATCGTTTGCGAAGAATTCCCAGAACATCTTAATGAAAATGCTACTTATATTAAAGTAAAAGATTCATCCAAAACTTTAGGTCATTTAGCTTCCAATTTCTACGGTAATCCTTCAGAAAAACTAAAATTAATCGGAGTAACAGGAACCAACGGAAAAACTTCTGTTTCTACCCTGCTTTTTGATGTATTTAAAAATTTAGGATATGATTCCGCTTTGCTTTCGACAGTTGAAATCAGAATTGGAGAAAAGATCATTCCGGCAACGCACACCACTCCGGATGTTATTACCATCAATAAAATTTTAGCTCAGGCGGTTGAAGAAGGCTGCGAGTTCGCTTTTATGGAAGTAAGCTCCCACGGAATTGCCCAGAACAGAATCGAGGGACTTCACTTTAAAATTGCCGGATTTACCAATCTTACACACGATCATTTAGATTATCATAAAACGTTTGACGAATATCTGAAAACGAAAAAGAGATTTTTCGATCAGTTGGAAGATTCTGCGGTTGCCATCACCAATGTGGATGATAAGAACGGAAATGTCATGCTTCAGAACACAAAAGCCACAAAAAGATCTTATGCTTTGAAGACAATGGCAGATTTTCACGGAAAATTATTGGAAGTGGATTTCAACGGAATGCTGTTGAATTTCAACGGAAAAGAATTCTGGACAACACTCACCGGAAAATTCAATGTGTACAACCTCTTATTGGTTTTCGGAATTGCTTCCGAGCTGGGTTTTGAGTCAGACGAAATTTTACAGGCAATCAGCAGACTAAAAAGAGTGTCCGGAAGATTTGAGACCTTTAAATCAGACGGCGGAATTTTCTTCATCGTAGATTATGCACACACTCCGGATGCATTGGAAAACATTCTGGACAGCATTAATGATATCAGAACAAAAAACGAAAGACTGATCACCGTTTTCGGATGCGGAGGCGACAGAGATCATTCAAAAAGACCTGAAATGGGAAATATTGCCACGAAAAAATCAACATTGGCAATCATCACTTCAGACAACCCGAGAACAGAAGATCCGGCAGCAATCATCAAAGAAATCGAAGCCGGTGTTGAACCTCAAAACTTCAGCAAGTACACTTCAATTCCGGACAGAAAAGAAGCCATCAAAATGGCGATAAAATTTGCAGAACCGAAAGATATCGTTCTCGTGGCCGGAAAAGGACACGAAACCTATCAGGAAATAAACGGCGTGAAACATCATTTTGACGACAAGGAAACGATTAATGAGCTGTGGCAGCTTATGAGTAAATAA
- the mraZ gene encoding division/cell wall cluster transcriptional repressor MraZ: protein MNSFIGTYECKIDDKGRLKVPSSLIKQMENFDDKAFVVKRSVFQPCLEVYPMNAWNKVMGKINKLNRFIKKNADFIRMFTAGVKIAELDNAGRLQISKDLTVFANLQKEIVITSAGELFEIWDKDDYEKVISISEDDFANLAEDVMGTFEEE from the coding sequence ATGAACAGTTTCATTGGAACATATGAGTGTAAAATTGACGACAAAGGCCGGTTAAAAGTTCCTTCCTCTTTAATTAAACAGATGGAAAACTTCGACGACAAGGCGTTTGTAGTCAAAAGATCTGTGTTCCAACCCTGTCTGGAAGTTTACCCCATGAATGCATGGAATAAAGTGATGGGCAAAATTAATAAACTGAACAGATTCATTAAAAAGAATGCTGATTTCATTAGAATGTTTACGGCAGGTGTAAAAATTGCGGAGCTGGATAACGCCGGAAGGTTACAGATTTCTAAAGATCTTACTGTTTTTGCCAATCTTCAGAAAGAGATTGTCATTACCAGTGCAGGAGAATTATTTGAGATCTGGGATAAGGACGATTACGAAAAAGTAATCTCTATCAGTGAAGACGATTTTGCGAATCTTGCCGAAGATGTAATGGGCACATTCGAAGAAGAATAA
- a CDS encoding alpha/beta fold hydrolase has protein sequence MIFSTKKEKKYTFVEAGEGHPLVLLHGLMGGLSNFDKMVDFFSDRGFKVYVPQLPIYDLPVLNTNLTTLAKYIAKFIETHIEAPVTIVGNSMGGHVGLILTLSRPDLIKNLVLTGSSGLYERTFGDSFPRKNDRSYIRKKTEEVFYDPSVATEALVDEVFAVVNDRMKGIKTVMLARSAIKHNMLHDLPKIKTPTCLIWGKQDNVTPPEVAEDMHKFIPNSDLFWIDHCGHAAMMEKPDEFNEILYNWVKDKV, from the coding sequence ATGATATTTAGTACAAAAAAAGAAAAGAAATATACTTTCGTAGAAGCGGGGGAAGGACATCCATTGGTGCTGTTGCACGGTTTAATGGGTGGTTTGAGTAATTTCGATAAGATGGTAGATTTTTTTTCAGACAGAGGATTCAAAGTGTATGTTCCTCAGCTGCCGATCTACGATTTGCCGGTACTCAATACTAATCTTACGACTTTAGCAAAATATATTGCCAAATTTATAGAAACCCATATTGAAGCTCCGGTAACGATTGTTGGAAATTCTATGGGAGGTCATGTAGGGCTTATTCTTACCCTGTCCAGACCGGATCTTATTAAAAATCTTGTGCTTACGGGAAGTTCAGGGCTTTACGAAAGAACTTTCGGGGACAGTTTCCCGAGAAAGAATGACCGTTCCTATATAAGAAAGAAAACAGAAGAGGTTTTTTATGATCCTTCTGTTGCTACCGAAGCTTTGGTAGACGAAGTTTTCGCAGTGGTAAATGACAGGATGAAGGGAATAAAAACCGTAATGTTGGCGAGAAGTGCTATCAAGCACAACATGCTGCATGATCTGCCAAAGATTAAAACACCAACCTGTCTGATCTGGGGAAAACAGGATAATGTAACTCCTCCTGAAGTGGCGGAAGATATGCATAAATTTATTCCGAATTCAGATCTGTTCTGGATTGATCACTGCGGTCATGCAGCGATGATGGAAAAGCCGGATGAATTTAATGAAATTCTTTATAACTGGGTAAAAGATAAAGTTTAA
- a CDS encoding four helix bundle protein translates to MMENNYNQIFAQRTKTLAINIINSLSDLPYSDKVSVIRKQIFRSASSVAANYRAMCRARSDKEKYAKICIVVEEADETVFWLEVIQEVNIASKIMTDELMNESLEILKVTSTYKNKLKSKII, encoded by the coding sequence ATGATGGAAAATAATTACAATCAGATTTTTGCTCAAAGAACAAAAACTTTAGCAATAAATATAATCAATAGTTTATCAGACTTGCCATATTCTGATAAAGTATCCGTAATCAGAAAGCAGATTTTTCGTTCAGCAAGTTCTGTAGCAGCCAATTACAGAGCAATGTGCAGAGCCAGATCAGATAAAGAGAAATATGCTAAAATTTGTATTGTCGTAGAAGAGGCAGACGAAACGGTATTTTGGCTGGAAGTAATTCAGGAAGTTAATATAGCTTCAAAAATAATGACAGATGAGCTTATGAATGAATCTTTGGAGATTCTTAAAGTAACATCAACTTATAAGAACAAATTAAAGAGTAAGATTATTTAA
- a CDS encoding penicillin-binding transpeptidase domain-containing protein, with product MQKQNEYDNKRKKTLRWGYLFAVVALCVFVMFLARIVILQNTNVQEIKDDYINKNYREATLKAARGNLFASDGSILATTVMRYDIYLDFKTMKDTIYTNNIGALTDSLSKMFGKPRAEFRKKFDEQRKKKNQYYTLVKGLDFDQYDRIRKFPIFKKGKNKGGFIVDRNYKRELATSEIGAGTIGMDDGVHTAGLEGAFSKYLRGTDGKRLEQRINSSQWKPIDYWKVQEPVDGEDVYTTLDLRIQDIAHSALQKQLVNFEAKHGTVIVMEVETGKVRAMVNLRRTDDGDYVDSYNYALKDNIEPGSTFKTISLLAAMDDGFIDENTTVNVGNGIWVYAKQRISDGHGGGTYDISDVLAKSSNVGSAKLITKYYAEKPQIFLDHLRRWKLFDKMNIELPGITKPKILTPESKRWNAATLASIAYGYSTNINLLQLATFYNGVANNGKMLKPLFIDKIMKDGKVMYTAKPEVMVNKMASEKAIKMMTNALTKAVEKGTAKSIFTPNLKMAGKTGTARFEYWLPGPMKYRSSFAGFYPADNPKYTCYVMISEPNTSKGFYGATVAAPVFKEIAGKTFLKTPQNIEREMLVDKKVNLNKMVEPNVKVAVNNKQMPNVVGLIGKNVIPQLENLGYRVDFKGVGRIKEQFPTEGTTISRNQRIYLSLQN from the coding sequence ATGCAAAAGCAAAATGAATACGACAACAAACGTAAAAAAACGTTACGATGGGGCTACCTCTTTGCTGTGGTGGCTTTGTGCGTGTTTGTAATGTTCCTTGCGCGCATCGTTATTCTTCAGAATACGAACGTTCAGGAAATTAAAGACGATTACATCAACAAAAACTACCGCGAAGCTACCCTGAAAGCAGCAAGAGGAAATCTTTTTGCTTCGGACGGCTCTATTCTGGCAACAACCGTCATGCGTTACGACATCTATCTGGATTTCAAAACGATGAAAGACACCATTTATACCAACAATATTGGTGCTTTAACAGATTCTCTCAGCAAAATGTTCGGAAAGCCAAGAGCAGAATTCAGAAAGAAATTTGACGAGCAGAGAAAAAAGAAAAATCAGTACTACACTTTGGTTAAAGGACTTGATTTTGACCAGTACGACAGAATCCGCAAATTTCCGATATTTAAAAAAGGCAAAAACAAAGGAGGTTTTATCGTAGACCGAAACTATAAAAGAGAATTGGCTACCTCAGAAATCGGAGCGGGAACCATCGGAATGGACGACGGCGTTCACACAGCAGGTCTTGAAGGCGCTTTCTCTAAATATTTAAGAGGAACTGACGGAAAAAGACTGGAGCAGAGAATCAATTCATCCCAGTGGAAACCAATTGATTACTGGAAAGTGCAGGAACCTGTTGACGGAGAAGATGTTTATACCACATTAGACCTTAGAATTCAGGACATTGCACACTCGGCTTTACAGAAACAGCTCGTGAACTTCGAAGCAAAACACGGAACTGTGATTGTCATGGAAGTGGAAACCGGAAAAGTCCGCGCCATGGTTAATTTAAGAAGAACTGACGATGGAGATTATGTAGATTCTTATAATTATGCCCTGAAAGACAATATAGAACCGGGTTCTACCTTTAAAACCATTTCACTTTTGGCTGCAATGGATGACGGTTTCATCGATGAAAATACAACCGTAAATGTAGGAAACGGAATCTGGGTATATGCAAAGCAGAGAATTTCAGACGGTCACGGCGGCGGAACGTATGACATCAGTGATGTGTTGGCTAAATCCAGCAACGTAGGTTCCGCAAAACTGATTACAAAATATTACGCCGAAAAGCCTCAGATTTTCTTAGATCATTTAAGAAGATGGAAGTTATTCGATAAAATGAATATTGAACTTCCGGGAATCACAAAACCAAAAATTTTAACTCCCGAAAGCAAAAGATGGAATGCCGCAACTCTCGCATCCATTGCCTACGGATATTCTACAAACATAAACCTGTTGCAGTTAGCCACTTTCTATAACGGAGTCGCAAACAACGGTAAAATGCTGAAGCCTTTATTTATTGATAAAATTATGAAGGACGGAAAAGTAATGTACACGGCAAAACCGGAAGTAATGGTCAACAAAATGGCATCTGAAAAAGCCATTAAAATGATGACCAATGCTTTAACAAAAGCTGTTGAAAAAGGAACCGCAAAAAGTATTTTCACACCGAATTTAAAAATGGCAGGAAAAACAGGAACCGCAAGGTTTGAATACTGGCTTCCTGGTCCTATGAAATACCGCTCGTCATTTGCAGGCTTCTATCCTGCTGATAATCCGAAATATACCTGTTATGTGATGATCAGCGAGCCAAATACCTCAAAAGGATTTTATGGAGCTACCGTTGCAGCACCGGTGTTTAAAGAAATTGCAGGAAAAACTTTCCTGAAGACCCCGCAGAATATCGAAAGAGAAATGCTTGTCGACAAAAAGGTAAACCTGAACAAAATGGTGGAACCTAACGTAAAAGTCGCAGTAAATAATAAACAGATGCCGAATGTAGTAGGGCTGATCGGTAAAAATGTGATTCCGCAACTGGAAAATTTAGGCTACCGTGTAGATTTTAAGGGGGTGGGAAGAATTAAAGAACAATTCCCGACAGAAGGCACAACCATAAGCAGAAACCAGAGAATTTATCTGTCTCTGCAGAATTAA
- a CDS encoding GNAT family N-acetyltransferase — MSNIIWKIKTFDEFTVPELYAVLKARIDVFVVEQNCPYPDLDGYDQKAVHIWAEEDGEVLANCRIFDKGIKYDEASIGRVLTTEKARGKNLGRQLIQYAVETIENRFRTSEIRISAQDYLLKFYGDFGFKDTGKKYLEDDIPHTEMLRK; from the coding sequence ATGAGTAATATTATCTGGAAAATAAAAACCTTCGACGAATTTACGGTTCCTGAACTGTATGCGGTTTTAAAAGCCCGGATTGATGTTTTTGTGGTGGAGCAGAACTGTCCTTATCCGGATTTAGACGGTTATGATCAGAAAGCAGTTCACATCTGGGCAGAAGAAGACGGCGAAGTTTTGGCGAACTGCAGGATTTTCGACAAAGGAATAAAATATGATGAAGCTTCAATAGGAAGGGTTTTAACCACAGAGAAGGCGAGAGGAAAAAACTTAGGCAGACAATTGATCCAATATGCGGTTGAAACGATCGAAAACCGTTTTCGGACTTCTGAAATCAGGATTTCTGCGCAGGATTACCTGCTGAAATTTTATGGAGATTTCGGGTTTAAAGATACGGGAAAAAAATATCTGGAAGACGACATTCCGCATACGGAAATGCTCAGAAAATAA
- the murD gene encoding UDP-N-acetylmuramoyl-L-alanine--D-glutamate ligase produces the protein MKIVVLGGGESGCGAAYLAKKKGMEVFLSDKGAIKDNYRQFLNENGIEFEEGSHDEERILNADWIVKSPGIPKKAEMIQKINEKGIRLSSEIEFASEFTDAKIIAITGSNGKTTTTSLIYYILKNDGLNVGLGGNIGYSFAKQVADENHEYYVLEVSSFQLDDIQNFRPYISLLLNLSQDHLDQYNYNYEEYALAKFRITENQENDNFFIYNKDDEMSKNILEKLEIKAKMIPFSTKEKLEEGGFINGDTIEVKLKDTFSMKLDELSLLGTHNVANSLAASIAGKILEINNESIRNSLMTFQAVEHRLELVTEIEGVKYINDSKATNVNATYYALESMKTPTVWIVGGLDKGNDYTEIEELVKRKVKAIVCLGIDNEKIINFFKDKKEFIYDTSSMEKAVEISKSLAEKGDTVLLSPCCASFDLFKNYEDRGHQFKEQVLKANGN, from the coding sequence ATGAAAATAGTTGTTTTAGGAGGAGGAGAAAGTGGTTGCGGAGCTGCCTATCTGGCAAAAAAGAAAGGAATGGAAGTTTTTCTTTCCGATAAAGGTGCCATCAAGGATAACTACAGACAGTTTCTGAACGAGAATGGAATTGAATTCGAAGAAGGAAGCCACGATGAAGAAAGAATTTTAAACGCCGACTGGATTGTAAAAAGTCCGGGAATTCCGAAAAAGGCAGAAATGATTCAGAAAATTAACGAGAAAGGAATAAGACTTTCTTCTGAAATTGAATTTGCTTCGGAATTTACAGATGCGAAAATCATCGCCATCACAGGAAGCAACGGAAAAACAACAACAACGTCTCTCATCTACTACATCCTGAAAAACGACGGATTAAACGTAGGTTTAGGCGGAAATATCGGGTACAGCTTTGCAAAGCAGGTTGCCGATGAAAACCATGAATATTATGTTCTGGAAGTAAGCTCTTTCCAGTTGGACGATATTCAGAATTTCAGACCATATATTTCTTTATTGCTGAATTTGTCACAGGACCATCTGGATCAGTACAATTACAACTATGAAGAATATGCTCTGGCTAAATTCAGAATAACAGAGAATCAGGAAAATGACAACTTCTTCATCTACAATAAAGATGATGAAATGAGCAAAAATATTCTTGAAAAATTAGAAATTAAAGCGAAAATGATTCCTTTCTCCACCAAAGAAAAACTGGAAGAAGGAGGTTTCATTAACGGCGATACCATTGAAGTAAAACTGAAGGATACTTTTTCAATGAAACTTGATGAATTATCTCTTCTGGGAACTCACAATGTTGCCAACAGCTTAGCCGCGTCAATTGCCGGTAAAATACTGGAAATCAACAATGAAAGCATAAGAAATTCATTAATGACTTTTCAGGCGGTTGAACACAGACTGGAGCTTGTGACTGAAATTGAGGGTGTAAAATACATCAACGACAGCAAGGCAACCAACGTTAATGCAACCTATTATGCTTTAGAAAGCATGAAAACTCCAACCGTTTGGATTGTCGGAGGTTTAGATAAAGGTAATGACTATACTGAAATTGAAGAATTAGTCAAAAGAAAAGTAAAAGCAATTGTCTGCTTAGGAATTGATAATGAAAAGATTATCAACTTCTTTAAAGACAAAAAAGAATTTATTTACGACACGTCGAGCATGGAAAAAGCAGTGGAGATCTCAAAATCTCTCGCTGAAAAAGGAGATACGGTTTTACTGTCTCCGTGCTGTGCAAGTTTTGATTTATTCAAAAACTATGAAGACAGAGGTCATCAGTTTAAAGAGCAGGTATTAAAAGCCAATGGCAATTAG
- the mraY gene encoding phospho-N-acetylmuramoyl-pentapeptide-transferase, with protein MLYYLYEYLTSMGIHVPGLGLLKYISFRAGMAVLFSLTIALVYGKRIINYLRAKQMGELVRDLGLDGQKQKEGTPTMGGLIIILATLIPVLLFTRITNVYIVLLIVSVIWMGAIGFLDDYLKKIKKNKDGLSGKFKIVGQVGLGLIVGVTMYFHPDITVKRKYADAKVVNRNNVEQNFMPTEKITVSTVPFAKNNEFDYSGILFWMNDKDAHEWAWIVFIPIVIFIVTAVSNGANITDGIDGLAAGTSTVILLTLGLFAYLSGNIIFADYLNIMFLPNMGETTIFVVAMVGAVIGFFWYNTYPAQVFMGDTGSLMLGGVIAVLAIILRKELMIPVLCGIFLIENISVMLQVVVFKYRKRKFGLEYAQNNRLFRMSPLHHHYQKGGFHESKIVNRMIIIGVMLAIVCLITLKMR; from the coding sequence ATGCTATACTACCTATACGAATATTTAACCAGCATGGGAATCCACGTTCCAGGATTAGGACTGTTGAAATACATCTCCTTCCGTGCAGGAATGGCGGTTCTGTTTTCTTTAACCATCGCTTTGGTGTATGGAAAAAGAATCATCAACTATCTGAGAGCAAAACAGATGGGAGAACTGGTGCGTGATCTTGGTCTGGACGGGCAGAAACAAAAAGAAGGCACTCCAACAATGGGAGGTCTTATTATTATTTTGGCAACGTTAATTCCTGTTTTGCTATTTACCAGAATTACAAACGTTTACATTGTTCTTCTGATTGTTTCCGTGATATGGATGGGTGCAATAGGCTTTCTGGATGATTATCTAAAAAAGATCAAAAAGAATAAAGACGGTTTAAGCGGTAAATTCAAAATCGTGGGACAGGTCGGATTGGGTTTAATCGTGGGAGTTACCATGTATTTTCATCCCGATATTACCGTAAAAAGAAAATATGCAGATGCAAAAGTGGTAAACAGAAATAATGTAGAGCAAAACTTTATGCCTACCGAGAAAATAACCGTTTCTACCGTTCCGTTTGCTAAAAACAACGAGTTCGATTACAGCGGAATTCTGTTTTGGATGAACGATAAAGACGCCCACGAATGGGCTTGGATTGTTTTTATCCCGATTGTAATTTTCATCGTAACAGCCGTTTCAAACGGAGCCAATATTACCGACGGAATTGATGGTCTTGCAGCAGGAACCAGTACTGTTATTTTATTAACGCTCGGCTTGTTTGCCTATCTTTCAGGGAACATCATTTTTGCTGATTATCTGAACATTATGTTCCTTCCAAACATGGGTGAAACCACCATATTCGTGGTCGCAATGGTAGGAGCCGTAATCGGATTCTTCTGGTACAACACCTATCCGGCTCAGGTTTTCATGGGCGACACCGGAAGTTTGATGTTAGGCGGAGTTATCGCTGTGTTAGCCATCATTTTAAGAAAAGAACTCATGATTCCTGTCCTTTGCGGAATTTTCCTGATCGAAAATATTTCCGTGATGCTTCAGGTTGTCGTTTTTAAATACAGAAAAAGAAAATTCGGGCTCGAATATGCCCAAAACAATAGACTATTCAGAATGTCCCCTTTACATCACCATTATCAGAAGGGAGGCTTTCATGAGAGTAAAATAGTGAACAGAATGATCATCATCGGAGTAATGTTGGCAATTGTATGTCTGATCACATTAAAAATGAGATAA
- the rsmH gene encoding 16S rRNA (cytosine(1402)-N(4))-methyltransferase RsmH has product MYHNPVLLKQSVDDLVTNPDGIYVDCTFGGGGHSREILSRLSDKGKLFSFDQDLDALKNTIDDPRFTLINQNFRFLENSLLIYGVSQVDGILADLGVSSHQFDEAERGFSTRSNAPLDMRMNVMQGLDAKRVINDYDEEQLADIFYYYGELREARKLARDIVHHRKTKSIDTTEDLKKLFSYLPPHKVNKFYAQLFQAIRIEVNQELEVLKEMLVQAYNVLKSEGRLVVISYHSLEDRLVKRFLKNGMFEGEPERDIYGNYKKAFELVKSKAIIPDDKEIEENSRARSAKMRTGIKV; this is encoded by the coding sequence ATGTATCATAACCCCGTTTTGCTGAAGCAGAGTGTTGATGATTTGGTGACGAATCCAGACGGAATATATGTGGACTGTACTTTTGGTGGCGGCGGCCATTCAAGAGAGATATTGAGCAGACTTTCGGATAAAGGAAAACTGTTCAGTTTTGATCAGGACTTGGACGCCCTTAAAAATACAATTGATGACCCGAGATTTACGCTCATTAATCAGAACTTCAGGTTTCTGGAAAACTCTTTATTAATTTACGGAGTTTCTCAGGTCGACGGAATTCTGGCAGATCTGGGTGTTTCTTCGCATCAGTTTGATGAAGCGGAAAGAGGTTTTTCTACGCGAAGCAATGCTCCGTTAGACATGAGAATGAACGTCATGCAGGGTCTTGATGCCAAAAGAGTGATTAACGATTACGATGAAGAGCAGCTTGCCGACATTTTTTATTATTATGGCGAACTGAGAGAAGCAAGAAAATTGGCAAGAGACATCGTTCATCACAGAAAAACAAAAAGCATTGATACAACAGAAGATCTGAAAAAACTCTTCAGTTATCTTCCGCCGCATAAAGTGAATAAATTTTATGCCCAGTTGTTTCAGGCAATACGTATTGAAGTTAATCAGGAGCTGGAAGTTTTAAAAGAAATGCTGGTTCAGGCTTACAACGTTTTAAAATCCGAAGGAAGACTGGTAGTCATCTCTTACCATTCTTTAGAAGACAGACTGGTAAAAAGATTTTTGAAAAACGGAATGTTCGAGGGAGAACCCGAAAGAGACATTTACGGAAATTATAAAAAAGCATTCGAGCTGGTAAAGAGCAAAGCCATCATTCCCGATGATAAGGAGATTGAAGAAAACTCAAGAGCCAGAAGTGCTAAAATGAGAACAGGAATAAAAGTATAA
- the yihA gene encoding ribosome biogenesis GTP-binding protein YihA/YsxC — protein sequence MVIKTATFVKSSGKWQDCPEPNLPEYAFIGRSNVGKSSLINAMMNHKDLAKTSQTPGKTQLINHFLVNENWYLTDLPGYGYAKVSKSIRKDFEKLITNYILNRRNLVNLFVLVDSRHKPQNIDLEFIQWCGESGVPFSIVFTKADKLKPNVVIKNVEDYKAELHKTWEDLPELYVTSAEKKEGGDEILSFIQKTNEFLINNNVSFDE from the coding sequence ATGGTTATTAAAACAGCAACATTTGTAAAGAGCAGCGGAAAATGGCAGGATTGCCCGGAACCGAATCTTCCTGAGTATGCTTTCATCGGAAGATCGAATGTAGGAAAGTCTTCGCTCATCAATGCAATGATGAATCATAAAGATCTGGCTAAAACGTCTCAGACTCCGGGAAAAACACAGCTTATCAACCATTTCTTAGTGAACGAAAACTGGTATCTCACGGATTTGCCGGGTTACGGATATGCAAAAGTTTCGAAATCGATCAGAAAGGATTTTGAAAAGCTCATCACGAATTATATTCTGAACCGAAGAAATCTGGTTAATCTTTTCGTTTTGGTAGATTCCAGACATAAACCTCAGAATATTGATCTGGAATTCATCCAGTGGTGCGGTGAAAGCGGCGTTCCGTTTTCCATCGTGTTTACAAAAGCAGATAAGCTGAAGCCGAATGTTGTGATAAAAAATGTGGAGGATTATAAAGCAGAGCTTCATAAAACATGGGAAGATCTGCCGGAATTATACGTAACCTCAGCAGAAAAGAAGGAGGGTGGTGATGAAATTTTAAGTTTCATTCAGAAAACCAATGAGTTTTTGATCAATAATAACGTAAGTTTTGATGAGTAA